A section of the Pogoniulus pusillus isolate bPogPus1 chromosome 3, bPogPus1.pri, whole genome shotgun sequence genome encodes:
- the IKZF5 gene encoding zinc finger protein Pegasus: MGEKKPEPLDFVKDFQEYLTQQTHHVNMISGSVSGDKEAEPLQGAGTEGDQNGLDHPSVEVSLDENSGMLVDGFERTFDGKLKCRYCNYASKGTARLIEHIRIHTGEKPHRCHLCPFASAYERHLEAHMRSHTGEKPYKCELCSFRCSDRSNLSHHRRRKHKMVPAKGTRASLSSKKMWGVLQKKTSNLSYSRRALINLSPPSMVVQKPDYLNDFTHEIPSIQPEAYDSMGKPAQSSGLPRDTQDLMVDNPLNQLSTLAGQLSSLPPETQTPASPDAVSCQDEKPFMIQQPAAPAVVSAVSASVPQSSSPTSPDPRPAHSQRNYSPVAGPSSDRSAHTSTPSISNSQPSTPAPTLPVQDPQLLHHCQHCDMYFADNILYTIHMGCHGFENPFQCNICGCKCKNKYDFACHFARGQHSQH, encoded by the exons ATGGGTGAGAAGAAGCCAGAACCTCTGGACTTTGTGAAGGACTTCCAGGAGTATCTCACGCAGCAGACCCACCATGTGAATATGATTTCTGGATCAGTCAGCGGAGACAAGGAGGCAGAGCCTCTTCAGGGAG CTGGGACAGAAGGTGATCAGAATGGTCTGGATCATCCTTCTGTTGAAGTCTCACTGGATGAAAACTCAGGAATGCTAGTGGATGGGTTTGAAAGGACCTTCGATGGGAAGCTGAAGTGTCGGTACTGCAACTATGCCAGCAAAGGGACAGCACGGCTGATAGAGCACATCAGAATCCACACAG GTGAGAAGCCACACAGATGCCACTTGTGCCCCTTTGCCTCAGCTTATGAACGTCACCTGGAGGCCCACATGCGCTCCCACACGGGCGAGAAGCCCTACAAGTGCGAGCTGTGCTCCTTCCGCTGCAGCGACAGGAGCAACTTGTCTCACCACCGCCGCCGCAAGCACAAGATGGTGCCCGCCAAGGGCACGAGGGCTTccctcagcagcaagaagatgTGGGGCGTGTTGCAGAAGAAGACCAGCAACTTGAGCTACAGCAGGAGGGCGTTAATTAACTTGAGCCCACCTTCCATGGTGGTTCAGAAGCCAGACTACCTGAACGACTTCACTCACGAGATCCCCAGTATCCAGCCCGAGGCGTACGACAGCATGGGCAAGCCGGCCCAGAGCAGCGGGCTGCCGAGGGACACGCAGGACCTCATGGTGGATAACCCTCTCAACCAGCTCTCTACCCTGGCTGGACAGTTGTCTAGCTTGCCCCCCGAAACCCAAACCCCAGCCTCTCCCGACGCCGTGtcctgccaagatgagaagcCTTTCATGATCCAGCAGCCCGCGGCGCCCGCCGTGGTCTCGGCCGTGTCAGCGAGCGTGCCCCAGAGCtcctctcccaccagccccGACCCGCGGCCCGCGCACAGCCAGAGGAACTACAGCCCCGTGGCAGGCCCCAGCAGCGACCGCAGCGCCCACACCAGCACACCCAGCATCAGCAACAGTCAGCCCAGCACTCCGGCTCCCACCCTCCCGGTGCAGGACCCTCAGCTCCTGCATCACTGCCAGCACTGTGACATGTACTTTGCAGACAACATCCTCTACACTATCCACATGGGCTGCCACGGCTTTGAGAATCCTTTCCAGTGCAACATCTGTGGGTGCAAGTGTAAGAACAAGTACGACTTTGCTTGCCACTTTGCAAGAGGCCAACACAGTCAGCACtga